From Bacteroidales bacterium, one genomic window encodes:
- a CDS encoding dihydrofolate reductase, protein MLSLIVAVAEDGAIGMKNNLLWHISEDLKYFKATTLGSPVIMGRKTFESIGRPLPGRRNIIVSHHNFPLPEVAKFKKDGTPSNTSVEIANDFEKLAHDAQNSKNEFFVIGGGSIYKEFFRFADRLYITKIFSHKDGADTFFPEIKMTEWNEAKKSSVLHDQENNIDFQFITYKKQ, encoded by the coding sequence ATGTTATCTCTTATAGTTGCAGTTGCAGAGGATGGTGCCATCGGGATGAAAAATAATCTCCTTTGGCATATAAGCGAGGACCTTAAATATTTTAAGGCCACCACTTTAGGGAGTCCTGTGATTATGGGGAGGAAAACATTTGAATCAATAGGGCGTCCGCTTCCCGGGAGAAGAAATATAATTGTTTCACATCACAATTTTCCTCTGCCGGAAGTTGCAAAATTTAAAAAAGACGGAACGCCTTCCAATACTTCCGTAGAGATTGCAAATGATTTTGAAAAACTTGCACATGATGCGCAAAACTCTAAAAATGAGTTCTTTGTGATAGGAGGTGGAAGTATTTATAAAGAATTTTTTAGGTTCGCCGACAGATTATATATCACAAAAATATTTTCTCATAAAGATGGTGCGGATACTTTTTTTCCTGAGATAAAAATGACGGAATGGAACGAGGCAAAAAAATCCTCCGTTCTGCATGACCAGGAAAATAATATTGATTTTCAATTTATTACATATAAAAAACAATAG
- the ychF gene encoding redox-regulated ATPase YchF, which translates to MSVKCGIVGLPNVGKSTLFNCISSAKAEAANFPFCTINPQIGFTSVPDERLETLVKMVHPKNIVPATVEIVDIAGLVKGASKGEGLGNQFLANIRETDAILHVLRCFDDTNIVHVNGSVDPVRDKEVVDTELQIKDLETVESRLSKVQKQAKTGGDKDALKLCGVLEQYKAALEQGKSARTVTFESKDDQKLAKELYLLTNKPVMYVCNVDEKSAKNGNAYVEKVREAVKDEGAEILVIAAKIESDIAEMETYEDKRMFLDELGLKESGVVRLIQGAYKLLNLETFFTQGEPEVRAWTYNKGDKAPQAAGVIHTDFEKGFIRAEVIKFQDFVKYGSEAACRAAGKLATEGKDYTVQDGDIMHFLFNV; encoded by the coding sequence ATGTCAGTAAAATGTGGTATTGTCGGGCTCCCGAATGTAGGTAAGTCCACTCTATTTAATTGTATCAGCTCTGCTAAGGCGGAAGCTGCTAATTTTCCATTTTGTACTATTAATCCTCAAATAGGATTTACCTCTGTTCCGGATGAAAGGTTGGAAACGCTTGTAAAAATGGTTCATCCAAAGAACATAGTTCCGGCTACTGTAGAAATTGTAGATATTGCAGGCCTTGTAAAAGGGGCCAGCAAAGGAGAAGGCCTTGGCAATCAGTTCCTTGCAAACATAAGAGAGACGGATGCAATCTTACATGTGCTAAGATGTTTTGATGATACAAATATTGTTCATGTTAACGGCAGCGTTGACCCAGTAAGGGATAAGGAAGTTGTGGATACGGAGCTGCAAATTAAAGATTTGGAGACCGTTGAGAGCAGACTGTCTAAAGTGCAGAAGCAGGCAAAAACCGGCGGAGATAAAGACGCTCTTAAACTTTGCGGCGTGCTGGAACAGTACAAGGCGGCTTTGGAACAGGGCAAATCTGCAAGAACCGTCACCTTTGAAAGCAAAGATGACCAGAAACTTGCTAAGGAATTGTATCTGCTTACAAATAAACCGGTTATGTATGTTTGCAATGTGGATGAAAAGAGCGCAAAGAACGGGAATGCTTATGTTGAGAAAGTCAGAGAGGCCGTAAAGGATGAAGGGGCGGAAATATTGGTCATTGCCGCAAAAATTGAGTCTGATATTGCCGAAATGGAGACTTATGAAGATAAGAGGATGTTCCTGGATGAGCTGGGATTAAAGGAATCTGGCGTAGTACGCTTAATACAAGGTGCTTACAAGCTCCTTAACCTGGAAACATTTTTTACCCAGGGAGAGCCGGAAGTCAGAGCATGGACATACAATAAAGGAGATAAGGCACCTCAGGCGGCAGGAGTTATCCATACCGATTTTGAGAAAGGCTTTATCAGAGCAGAGGTTATTAAGTTCCAGGATTTTGTGAAATATGGTTCCGAGGCGGCGTGCCGGGCTGCCGGGAAACTTGCTACGGAGGGAAAAGATTACACGGTTCAAGATGGTGATATTATGCATTTTCTATTTAATGTCTAG
- a CDS encoding thymidylate synthase — protein MKQYLDLLQKIMNEGVIKHDRTGVGTKSIFGYQMRFHLDDGFPLLTTKKVHLKSIIYELLWFIQGDTNIKYLKEHGVSIWDEWADATGELGPVYGAQWRRWDCGNGKTIDQLSNLMNQLKTNPDSRRLIISAWNVAQIDKMALPPCHALFQFYVVNNTISCQLYQRSADTFLGVPFNIASYALFTMMIAKVCGFKLGDFVHTLGDAHIYLNHFEQVKEQLSREPRPLPKMIIHGEQKDIFSFKYEDFELTDYNPWPSIKAPIAV, from the coding sequence ATGAAGCAGTATCTGGACCTCCTTCAAAAAATTATGAATGAGGGAGTTATAAAACATGATAGAACCGGAGTTGGGACAAAAAGCATTTTTGGTTATCAGATGAGATTTCATCTGGATGACGGATTTCCGTTGCTAACCACCAAGAAAGTACACTTGAAATCAATTATTTACGAACTGCTTTGGTTTATACAGGGAGATACAAATATTAAATATCTTAAAGAGCACGGGGTTAGCATTTGGGATGAATGGGCGGATGCGACGGGGGAACTGGGTCCCGTTTATGGAGCGCAGTGGAGAAGATGGGATTGCGGAAACGGGAAAACCATTGACCAGCTGTCAAATCTGATGAATCAGCTAAAGACAAATCCGGATTCCAGAAGGTTAATTATTTCTGCATGGAACGTTGCGCAAATTGATAAAATGGCCTTGCCTCCTTGTCATGCTTTATTTCAATTTTACGTTGTAAACAACACTATTTCTTGCCAGCTTTATCAAAGAAGCGCCGATACTTTTTTGGGGGTGCCGTTTAATATTGCCTCCTATGCTTTGTTTACCATGATGATAGCAAAAGTTTGCGGCTTCAAGCTTGGAGATTTTGTTCACACTCTAGGAGATGCTCATATATATCTTAATCATTTTGAGCAGGTTAAAGAGCAACTTTCCAGAGAGCCGAGACCTCTTCCGAAGATGATAATACATGGGGAGCAAAAAGATATTTTCTCTTTTAAATATGAGGATTTTGAGCTAACAGATTATAATCCATGGCCTTCCATTAAAGCTCCTATTGCTGTTTAG